The proteins below come from a single Aegilops tauschii subsp. strangulata cultivar AL8/78 chromosome 6, Aet v6.0, whole genome shotgun sequence genomic window:
- the LOC109783172 gene encoding uncharacterized protein, with protein sequence MQAQIERVLPLSRALAAAHRQVQDAKEGLSVERARLGDLQRLLTTRQQSMVAQVAALYPVRVFRDLPVAQNHHSRTNGECRIPSEENGALTQENGNGTHLLSVIKDKAHVSSVGPLTFFGWQIGKPRTKQRTYSHKELQWSAVVLGYAAHIGRHGRGWWRSPVGLHRADDDLDRGGLRRSRTSEVQWRPRPASKVRLGIRGGYGRARGRDRGGAH encoded by the exons ATGCAGGCGCAGATCGAGCGGGTGCTGCCGCTCTCCAGGGCCCTCGCCGCCGCGCACCGGCAAGTGCAG GATGCCAAGGAGGGATTATCCGTGGAGAGGGCGCGGCTTGGGGATCTGCAGAGGCTGCTCACGACGAGGCAGCAGTCCATGGTAGCCCAGGTCGCCGCCCTGTACCCTGTCAGGGTCTTCCGTGACCTGCCGGTTGCACAAAACCACCATTCCCGTACCAATG GAGAGTGTCGAATACCTTCGGAAGAGAATGGGGCACTTACGCAAGAGAATGGAAATGGAACACATTTGCTCAGCGTTATCAAGGACAAAGCACATGTAAGCAGCGTTGGACCCTTGACATTTTTTGGTTGGCAAATTGGAAAGCCCAGGACAAAGCAGCGGACTTACAGCCACAAGGAGCTTCAGTGGTCAGCAGTTGTGCTTGGATATGCAGCACAT ATCGGTCGACATGGGCGGGGCTGGTGGCGATCCCCAGTCGGGCTACATAGGGCCGACGACGATCTGGACAGGGGCGGTTTGAGGCGCTCGCGCACATCGGAGGTACAGTGGCGGCCGCGTCCTGCATCAAAGGTGCGGCTAGGAATCAGAGGAGGATATGGGAGGGCAAGAGGAAGGGACCGGGGAGGGGCTCACTGA